The Clarias gariepinus isolate MV-2021 ecotype Netherlands chromosome 26, CGAR_prim_01v2, whole genome shotgun sequence sequence tttcattaatttggTCAGAGCAATTAGAAAATCCGGGTGGGTCCCGAACCACACCCTTCAATCATCACATATAGAAAGCAAAACCTTCATTGTATTGTTCTTACATCACTTTATGTTTGTAGGGAAAAACATTCATTGGattacctttagctttgattacaggaCACATGTGGTGACCacttcatgtgtgaaaatgattccttccctctttcacaatttcagtcctggaatatacccgtgccatcagggaataaaaactccatagatgtgataacctggtcatttattacattcagggcatcagctgacttcattttatcgcCTAGACCTTAGCAACCAAGAAAGTTTGTGTCGTTattagatatgttttttttttttatactggaaTAGACAGTGTCATTttataatgtcatttttatctttactggaaatgcaatttaaaaactAAGGGTGTATTCCAAACCACACCCTTTTATATCACAAGTGATTCAGCCATCATATGGAgacaaaccccacaaccaccaagttgccactgttgggcccttgaacaaggcccttaaccctcaatgagataaaaaaaaagtttaagtcgctctggataagagcgtctgccaaaatgcttaaatgtaaaatgtaaccCAGTTCCAGTTATTTCAAATTTCCCTAGTTGTTATCTTTGCTTCATGCAGCTTTTGACCCTTATGAAATGGTGGCCATTTTTTGTCCAGGCCACCCCAtctatgaattatttttaatttttttttattgaccagGCGgctttatattatacattaatactggaaaaaaaaaacataaatataacatacagtaaatacattttatagaaaatataaacGAATATCCGCATACTGTTTGGCAAATATTTCATCACAAAACTAGTGCTAGTAACATTTAGTTCTACACCACAAAAGTTCACACATTTTTGTACACATTTGAAGTTTCTTGACATACTGAATTGATTGcgttgtttgtttgctttccTGAATCGAATGGCATGGGTGTGCATTCCTGAGTGAAGTTTCACACATCATCGATGACACTCACATCTCTATAAAAGCATGAGCACAGAGCTGCAACAGAATGACGTGCTGACAAGCGCTGCAAAGTCTCAGTATCAGGCGTAACATCACTATAAGTAAGTCCTATTttacaaaaacttcatttaactTCAAAAACTTTTATTCATTAACTTCATTATGtcgccatttaaaaaaaaaaataaaatgaaatgtgctAACAACTGCTGTTGTCCTAAGAAGCAAATTGGCATTTGGGTGGCATTATATAGGAAGGCGTGAGTATAACCTGCAGTCTAGTTTTGGAGTAATGTTTATGCTTACTGTATGAATAAAGCTTGTGTTTACCATGTGTACTTAAGTAAGACTGTGTAATACATCGTACGGTCATGTAAAAGTCTGTTACTGTCCAAATGAGACCCATCATGACACATGGCCCAGCTTGTAAAATCTAGATAAGACAGCaaagactttaaaaaggtttgtgTCGTTATTAGATATGCTCATATCTCGAAGTAGAAGTCTAACTGGAaatgcattttcatttttttgctcTATTAATTTGGGCAGAGCAATCTGATAATCTAATAGTGTAAATCCCAAACCACACCCCTTTCATGACACAGGTGAGTCAGCCAGCATATGGAGAACGTAATATGATGCTTTGCTTTGCTCTTCCATCACTTTATgtctttaatgaaaaacaatcagcaagaatattttatatatattatcaatGTACTGCTCTGGCTTCCCAGAACCAGCATCTCATGGAGGAGCGCAAGAAGTTGCAGAAGGAAATTGAGGAGCTACAGGAGAGGAAACGTGTCCTGGAGCAAGAAGCACCTCAACTAGAGAAAATGCGTAACCGGATACAGGACTCCCGGCAATCCCTCATGGAGCAGCAGAAGCAGATTCAGAAGAAACGTGAGGAGCTAGATGAGAAGAAACGTACCATGGACCAAGAAGAAGCTCAACAACAGAAAGCACGTAACAGGATAAATGACGCCAGGCAAGCGCTCGTGGAGCAGCAAAAGCAGATCTATCAGGAAGAAGCTAAACTAAAGAAGGAACGTGAGGAgctggagaagaagaagaaatgtgcCTACTGTGGTAAATGATCCTGAGTAATCTCTCAGATGATGAGGCCTCATCATGACCCCTCACCTTTCTAAAACACTGTCTTTTAATTGATCGTTTCCTTCCTTAATTTTCCTAAATAAGGaagttttctttaaattgttattataatgtaaatgattataataataaagtaaaaataaaagtcttctttctttttgtcaaaTGTGTTTAGTTATAAACAGTagcaataataaacattttcttgCAATCTATTCACTCTTAAATGCTTTCTGTCATGACTTAGGATAAGTTTATTATCAATCTGGTGCAAGAAATATAAATTATGGTTAATTTAAATTGATTAGAATAGAAAATTGTGCCTCATTCCTAGTTGGAGTGTAAAGTGGTAGGTCAGATGAAAAAATGGAGACAGAGGCTAAAGTGAAAGAGACAGTGACACTGAGCCACAGCCTGTAGAAAGTATGAAGGGAAAAGCAAGCTTTAATTATAGCACACAATGTGTGCACAAAGCcagtccatgtgtgaaaatgattcctcctGCTGAAAACTCCACCCATGTCCATAGTCTTGTCCTCAGACACTATCAGTTTCGTTTGTGTTTGTTGATTTCATTAATGTCTGCAATTACGCCCCGCCTGCAACTACCCTCATTTCTGACAATGTGCATATCTTAAAATAGTGTGAAAATAGTGAAATAGTGTTCATGTGCGAAAATGATTCCTCCTGCTCTCACatacactctttcacaattcgAGTCCTGGAATGGCCTGTgcaatcaggaaagaaaaaatacataaatgtgaaaaactggtgtacattcaggtcgtcagctgacttcattttattgccacataatgttgctgagccgaGACTTGACCAACcgaaacaaccccagatcataacactgcctccagatgcacgtacagtgggcactatgcatgattcTCCATCattctggaatagggtcaatctcaCCTCATCAGACTACATGATCTTTCTCCTTCACTATATACTTCACTTTTTATGTTCCtcgcaaattgaagcctttttctgattagtctttctaacaagtgtttttcttacagtaacacagctgtttagtcccaatcctgggTTATCATGATACGTTCACTATTAATCATAGTCAGGGTTTTTATCTGTTGTTTTTCTACCATGAAACTTcaacaagtgtttaagtgatctccattcatgattagcaaaaaaaaatcacacatttcttttacaaagttgacagttcagtactatccttccaggcgaatttttaagccccacttgtcaacaaaatgataacgaaaacggccaagtgtactatttattgaaatatcaatttctaaaccaataagatcaaataacaccaagttcaaaacagataaaatacacgtgcaattgttataacaggcttacttcgtcacttatctagagctttctttcaaagacgtcaagtggcttattaacgtgactggggtgtgttgtctctaagtgtcttcctactttgttcggtcttatgctgtctgctgccagcggtttaagacacaaaacacacactggtctctcctctgcccccaccatcaccaccatgaatccaaacgcaacataggcttcatcatgttttcatttcggctggatttttggttgattaggctgatgatgctgaatcacctgcttttttgtggtccatgtaacaaatgtatccattgaagTTAtcatgctcactacatacagtacgctactgactgatgttatgctctaaaatgcccccccgcCACAGATTgcctcccctacataatctctttcaaataatatattagaacataaattcataggtttatggtttacaaattacaaattataacaaacgaatttaattataaaatgtatttaaatccaTACAGAGCACTTCGAATTGATCACCTTAATACTATGATGAAACTTGTTCCATTAGTCTGTCCCCATCCAACATGAGCAAAAGGACttgataaaaacaaaattaggtAAATCATATGCTATGGCCCTCATTGTCAACAAATCTCAAAGCCacttttctttaatttgtattaaattcttttctttaattcaaGCGTAATGACTTGTTTGGTCAGTCATTAATATTGAACCCTGTTCCTTCATTCTGCAACATTATGGATTTCTGAAATCCACAACCATAACATATACAAGGATTGTTCAAGTCAATCTGGGATTTTTGTACagaatgcacttatcccagcatttcacttgtGCTTGGATATCATCGAGTTAGAAAGTATTCTCAGTAGGCCAGAACCATAATcgcactgcctgcttcacgtctgaaatatTGTCCTCTcatgaactcctttaatggcccaaacatgtagaaatcaCTAGCAAGGTCATCTCAGCAGGGATTGTCGGAcctacagccttctttaaacgTTTTTACCATTCGGATGTTTTACTGAGGTTAAGATTTCTATCACTTATATGCTGTCTACAAAAATCtttgtgttgtttgtgttgttATTAGATATCTTTGTCAGGGACAACCCCTAGAGGACTCTCCATATGTCATCAGACTTTGTCTTTTTGAATTTTGTGTCGACACAAGTATTCATTGTTTTTAGGTTCACAGTTTTACTGTAATCCAAGGTTAATTAGTATcattgtttaaaccccagcCATGTCTTGTCCTCAGACACTATCAGTTTCGTTTGTGTTTGCTGATTTCATTAATGTCTGCAATTACGCCCCGCCTGCAACCACCCTCATTCCTAACAATGATAAATTCCATGTGCATTTCTTGAAATAGGTAGTGACATTTTACCATgttattaaatgcattttcattttctgttttgttaatttgggtAGAGCAATTCGAAACTAAGGGTGTGTCCCGAACCACACCCTTTCATTACACAGGTGCATCAGTCATcgcatttagaaaaaaaaaaaaactttattgtatattgtatggaaatgctcttgctCTCACCATTAAACATAGCcatggtttttactgttttaccATGCGACTTCACAAGTGTTCTCcattcatgactttttttttccctaccaCATTTCCTTTAGGTGATGGAACTTTAAAATCTcactagttgttttctttgcttgatgcagccaaGTAATTTGAAACATCTGAAACGGCGCCTTTTTAGGCCAGTCAGTGTAACTGACACATTatctatgaaaaaaatatattttttattgatcaGGTGTCTTTACATTACAGATTAACACGTTAACAtaagcataaataaacaaattatacataaaaattttaactaATACTGTATCCACATAAATTTTTGGGAGAAAGCAAATAAACAGTTGCCAATTGTGAGTTATCTTGTTTCCCTTCTAATTCTCTGGACACATTCTGACTTGAATGCATTGcttgttagtttttttgaaCTGAAAGGAATGGGTGTGTATTCCTGAGTGAAGCTTCACACATGATCAATGACACTCTCATCTTGCATCTATAAAAGCTTCAGCACAGAGCTTCAACAAAGTGACACGACAACACGGCATCAGGCATAACATCACTATAAGtaagtgttattttattaaagctTAATTTATAAGTactgttgtttttatattaaaatcaaATGTGCAATTAGTTAAACATTATGTAAGAAGGATTACcctgtgtatgtacagtaactaACACTATGTTCAGTCAGTTTTAACAAAATtgctgatgtacagtatttctatGATGGCATATGATATTCCCAGCCTAACTGGAAATGCATTTTCACTTGTTTGCTTCATTAATTTGGGCAAAGCAATCCGATACTCAGGGTGTATCCCCACCCTTTAATGTGACGTGTGAGTCGGCCATCATATGGAGAAAGCAAAACCTGCATGGCTTTGCTCTTATATCACTTTACGTCTTTAGTGCAAAACCATCGGCAGGAATATTTTTCTCCATTAACAATAAAGTGTTGACTTTATTACATGTTAGGAAGGCTCTGACTTCACAAAACCAGCATCTCATGGAGGAGTGCAAGTTGCAGAAGGAAGTTGCGGAGCTACAGGAGAAGAGACGTGTCCTGCAGCAAGAAGTTAATCAACTAGAGAAAACACGTAACCGAATGCAGGACTCCAGGCAATCCCTCATGGAGCAGGAGACGCAGATACTGACTCAACGTAAAGAGCTAGATGAGAAGAAACGTGATCTGGACCAAGAAGAAGCTCACCTACAGAAAGCACGTAACCAGATAGATGACAAAAGGCAAGCCTTGGTGGAACAAGAGAAGCAGATACAGCAGGCACGCAAGGAGCTAGAGGAGAAGAAACGTGCCCTGGAGGAAGAAACAGCTAAACAAAAGAAGGAACGTGCAGAGctagaaaagaagaagaaatgtgtCTACTGCGGTAAATCTCCATGAGGAATCTATGAGATAACGTGATCCAGCAACTTACTTAGCTTCTGTCCTTTAGTTCCAAGAATAACAAGAATATCTGAGATGAGTGGataaaatgttttctgttattcAGGAGAAAGTTACTGCTGTTTCATTTGAATTGTTTTATTCCTATGTAAtgtaaatcattaaaattataaaGTCAAAAATATCCTCTTCCAAAATgttccattaaaaataaaagtcttcTGTCTTCTTGGCAAATGTGTTTAGTTATAAACAGTAGcaataataaacactttattGCAATCTTTTCGCTCGTTAACGTTTTCACAAATAGATcactggaatatgcctgtgccatcattGTACAATCAAGTAAAAGTCGGTCACTATCCAGATGTGACTCATCATTGCACTGGGCCAAGTTTGTAAAATCTAGTCAAGACGGTTAAAACTTTAAGGTTAAGGTTTGTGTCATTATTAGATCATATACTGAAGTAGGCAATGTCATTTTATACGGTTATTTTTAGCCTGACTGGAAAtgcattttcacttttttttttttttttattaatttaagcagCGCAATCCAAAACTCAAGGTGTATCCAGAACCACACCCTTTCATGACACAGGTGCTTCAGCCAATATATGAAGAAAGCAAAACCTGCATTGCATCACTTTACGTCTTTAGTGAAAAACAATTAGCAGGAATGATTTGCTTTTTAACAACTGAACTACTAAATATATTACCTGCTACTATTATATTCACTTCTGATGCAAAGTCAGCATTCACTTTGGTCACTGTTGCAGTTCCACTACACAAACGGTAACCATCGCTGTAGTGGATTGGCATATTTGTAATCAAATAAGAGAAGGGGTGCCTTACATGTTCAAAtctccaaaaaaattatattatcatTTGAGAAACAGTCTAAATAAGGCAtgcattttaaagcttaaatcAAAACTATTGCCATTGCTTTGGATTACTGGAAATGTTACAGAAGTCACAACCAACCATTTTTCTTATTCAGTGAAACCTTGtattgtgagtaacttggtctgcgagtgttttgcaagacgagcaaaaaattttcataaattttaaaatCGATAAACAAGCAAGGTTGTATATACAATTTGTCAAAAGGAAGCAAAAGCAGTGTTCTTAGACAGGATccttgttaaagtcacacaaaaagaaaaatatttcagtGAGCCGACAGAGACTTTCTGTCGTCCTACACAATAACCCCCATCCTCTTCTCCCTCTCGTCTCATTTACACCAGCTACATTTCAAAgttaattttttctatttttactttatgttttacattaataatttttatattgatATTGTTGGGTTGTGAAACAAATCCATTATTTCatatggggaaatttgctttgatattcaAGTGCTTTGTATTACAAgcacgcttccggaacgaattatgctggcaaaccaaggtttaactgtatatggcaaaataagacatttacagcatatacagtattagttcTAGCAAATATCAAATCAGTGGAAGATTATTTCAGCAACCTCAACCTCTGACTTGCATTGTTACATTGATGGAATCCTCAGTCAAACAAAAGGGATAGTGTGGAGAATGGGCTTTTCCCCCCTTAGGTTAAAtaagagtttattttttatctaaaaaaaaaaaaataaaaaataaaaataaataaataaaataactgcttTACAGTGATtgtttaggattttatttaaGTCAAACACCTTCAGTCAAAATATCCCATGGCTTGTTTTTGCACATGTTAAGAAAATTAGCAAATGAACTATGTACATAACATctggttttatatttatatttataccattaaatcaataaatagtacTAACATTAATTTCAGTGTAACACATGACAGCCAGCAAATATGTTGGTGATGGTACTACACTGTTTCATAAAGCTCACCTGCCACTAAatcccttaaccctatctgcatTAGAGATTCTGTATCAGTGTAtggcactgtatatacagtacagtaggtaatAAAGCAGAATAAAACATATTACAACAGCAAGTCTTTAGGTATAAGATACATCTTTAAAAGTACTGAAGTCATTTCAATTGGTCAAACAATTTAAACGTGTTAAATAATATAACCTATAATTTAAGTTCCTATGAGTATGTATAATAAGCTTATGTATTATTTCCATAACTACAAGGAATTCCCTTTGTAAACGTTCCTACAATAAACAGAACATCAGGTTTGATAGAAAAGTTAAAACATGAttgtgtaagaaataaaaaagtggGGTTGATGTTCACTATTATATTGAAAAGTGGAGTTGATGgatttgaattaattaataaacatcacattgtactgtacttataagacacttataattatttaatattatggaACGCCTACGAAGCAAGTTACTGTTATCACTTACGTTATAGCAACTAATGTATAAACCAATACTCTTTCACCAgcctcttttttccttttcactcaAAATCCTTTGTCCTGTGAGGAAACTTACTGTTACAAATCCTTGgcactagagactccttccttTTATCTCTTGAGAGAAAACATTACCAAATCAATCATCACATATCCTTCATTGTTAAAcagaagaagtttttttttttttttactttttttttttttttagactttgatTAGTATGGTGCATCCATACCGCCTACCTTTTTAAgtcgttactatagaaatgataatgTACTAGAATGAACGCattgatacagtatatacttgtGATTTGTCTTTTTGCCAGAATTACTGTCAGACCAGTTCAACAGTGCTGTAGTATAGTTACTAACACTAATAAACACTTTAACACTCAGTGTAGTGCACTAAAGGAAGCAGTTATTTCATGTTCCTCATGTCCTCTGGAAGTCGTGAGCCAAATCCCTCGACGGTGACACGAGTGTGCGGACCCTGAACTCTGTGCTCTCCGGTTGTATCTCTGTCTTCTGACTCCAGGGCTTGTCAGAGTCTCTGTCTGAGCGCAAACAGGTAGGTGACAGATCTCTGTGCGTCTCTGGTGGAGTTCTGAGGTCCCTGGGCACGAAGATCTGCAGTGGTAGCATGGGTTTATATGGTAGCTGATACTCACGCAGCTTCCTTCCATCTTCACCAATGTGAAAGGTCTGATTGAGGAACCGGCGCACTACAAAATGACGCACACGCTTTCTTTCGTAACACTCTTTCCGTGCTGAATCTCTCTCAGTAAGGGTATCTCTGTAGGAAACGATAATGGTTATTAAAAATTAGATGTTTATATACATAAGCGTATAATAATCCAAATAAAATCCTAGATCTCTGCATTTACAGTTTATGTATCTGTTCTATTCATGATGACATATTTGTTTTCAGTTACATGCCCAACATACACTGGGCTTTTTTAAAGGGAACCGTTATTGCATAATTATTGCATAACAACAGGACACGGGCTACAGATAACATTGACATCAATCATCAAAATGAGGAAACATTTTTGAGTGTGAACATGTTATGGTTGTAGGTGCgagatgggctggtttgagtagATTGGAAAATCTccaagaatttttattttagcattaAAGTATGGTGCAAGAAACCATAATATATTATGCAAGACTGGTTCATGCTGGCAGGTAGGCTGTAGTAATCCAAGTAACCACTCTTACAATCATGTTGATCTCAAATTAGACAAGATATGCACAGTATAATGTGTATAtacactgattagccataacattaaaaccactgacggGTAAAGTTAATTATCTCATTAGAATGATACCTGTCAAGGGGTGGGCAGCTTATGACCAGTCAGGCctcaaagttgatgtgttgaatGCCAGAAAAATGAGCAAGTTTAAGGAACTAAGTGACTTTAACAAATGGTGATGTCTAGACAGACGAATGAGTCAGAGCGTCgccaaaacagcaggtcttaTGGGGTGTCCCTGGTATGCAGGGGTTAATACCTACTGAAAAAGTGGTCCGAGGAAGAACAAAATCGGTCACAGAGTCACTTCTATTTTCAACATGGCTGTGCAGGGTCATAGGCAATTAAAAGGCAACTCAAAAGTCTTCTGACAACTTTCTATCAGAGCCAGAATCAACTTTTTCAGCAATGAGTGCTATAGTAGCTCTTCTCAGTACAAAAGATGGCAACAGGATGGCCTATGAGAAGAAGACAAGCCAGTGGAGGCAGTTTTATGCTCTGGGTAATGTTCTGCTGGAAAACCTTGCCGGTAATCATGTGCAAGTTCCTTTGACACCTACTTAAACTTTGTTGCAACAACTTTCAGCAGGGCAATGTTTcctgccacactgcaaaaaataaaaatgtttgagaaaCATGACAAAGCATTTAGCCTCCAAATTCACCAGGTCTCAATCAATTCAAGGACAAcagtgacagtggcaaggaaaaactcccatAGATGGTAACGTTTTTACCATTAAATGCTCTGGGATCGATTCTATATGAATATCAACGCAAAACATCTCTGGGTGGGGGGACAGTTTACCCCTAGAAAGGATGTCTAACTGCAGAACACTGTCCTGGGGCAACAAAAAGAGaacagcatttttcttccttcatGTTTTTGTCTGATCCATAGAGACTTCACCTTGCAACgtacaggacttaaaggatctgctgctaaagATTGGGTACCACATAttacagcacaccttcagaggtcttgaaaaGTAAAATGATTTGACAGTTCACAGCTGTTTTGGCAGCACAATAAGGACATACACAATTTTAGGCATGTGGTTCTTATATAATGGctgattattatactgtacatattacatatacacacacaaatacaatagCATTCTTATAATTATTCACATTTGTTAccaaatttttgtttatattgtacacataataataatataaatgtatttattatacataaaCCTAATACTCCTTTAGATATTAAGCTGTTTATATatgaattaattatatatttaattgaataattcTGTGTTAAGACTTTAATAAAAATTCTAGGAGATTCTATTAAGTTCACTATTAAGTTCAAACTGTTGTTAAACATTCTGACTGCTTTAAATGATTCCTCACTAATGACGTCATATAGGATACACAGGTTTAAAAATTGGtctaataaactaaaaaataacagaatttAAATCCTCtggctttattttattaattctaaAAAAGGTCATTAAAGGTCTTTTCAAACGTATTTACCaaaatgaaccttttttttttaacttggtaAACTTTCCCCTCGCAGTCCACCTGCAACATCATCACGGCCCACCAGGGGGCAGCAGCATAAAACTTTTCATGTTCTGCATAGTTTACAATAAAACTGATGAGTGCCCTCAGATTACTGCCAAAACTGCATTGAAGCTCTGCAGGATTTATCTTGAATTATGCTGCATTAACAGATAAACATAACCCTTGCctgtaaatgatttaaattcacTCTATATAAATAGAGAAGCATACTTGTATTCTGGTCTTGTCTCCATCACCAGGTCTAACCAGGTGGCTTCATACGTTTCCCTTCTGCTCTCGTTAAGTTCTTTCACGTCGCTGTAAGAGTTGACCAGGTAAGACCTGGGGGTTCGGCTTAGGCAGTGCATCTCGTCCTGGACTACATTAGATGCCAGCAAGGATTTTGTCTAATAACAAGCAATCAATGGTAACTTCACTGCCTTGTCGTCTTTAAATAACCTGGTGCTGCTATTTTTGTACTGCGACATCATGATAAGGGCGTACTGATTGGTTTACCCAAGGGGCAGAAAGACTAAGACCTTTTTACTTACATGTAGAGGGCAGTTCACTCGTCAATGACCATGTGGCACATCTCAACTTTCTCAACTTCAGCTCATTACGACCGTATGATTACTACATTTACTGATGGTGAAATGAAGCAATATGCTGTGATGGAATCCCAAATGGTTACATTTATTGATATGTCATTATAAACATTCGTTTCATacctgtatattatattatagttaaTTATATTATCAGAATGCATATATGGCACACAATcagaaaatacagtacatttacaacACATACTATAAAATGTTTCCATATTTTTATGCTTATAAGACTTGTTGAGGTCACACAAATGATCTTAATCCTCAAGATGCAAATGATCTCGATATAAAAGATCTGAGCTTCTCCTGTTTCTGAGCAGGCCCAGCTATAAATAGCACAAGATACAGATTTCTCTGATGCAACTGATGTAGTGGAGTCACCAGTCTCTGTCAGAGTTGTCAGCGTTTCCTTGCAGTGCATATACCGCATGGTGATGTGGAGAGGCTGTTTGACATTTTCTGCATCACTCACTTTCGTAATGCAAGGACACACAGGCAAAGGAAAAGGAATACAAAACCCCTGTGTAGTAGTGTTGATAAAATACTGAACTGTTTAtagatgcatgtgtgtgtacaccaCTGTGCCAAATAGCCCTA is a genomic window containing:
- the LOC128513924 gene encoding uncharacterized protein LOC128513924; protein product: MEERKKLQKEIEELQERKRVLEQEAPQLEKMRNRIQDSRQSLMEQQKQIQKKREELDEKKRTMDQEEAQQQKARNRINDARQALVEQQKQIYQEEAKLKKEREELEKKKKCAYCGK
- the zmp:0000000930 gene encoding telethonin — protein: MHCLSRTPRSYLVNSYSDVKELNESRRETYEATWLDLVMETRPEYKDTLTERDSARKECYERKRVRHFVVRRFLNQTFHIGEDGRKLREYQLPYKPMLPLQIFVPRDLRTPPETHRDLSPTCLRSDRDSDKPWSQKTEIQPESTEFRVRTLVSPSRDLAHDFQRT